A stretch of DNA from Lysinibacillus sp. B2A1:
AAGAACGAATGTTCGTCAAGAGGGTGAAAAAATCAAAGTGAAGTGTATCAAAAAAGAGTGACTATAAAATCACTCAAAACAACAAGGGAGGGGTCACTTGGACAAAAGTAACCCAAACCATTACTTATCTATATAAGGATTCTTATAAATCATCTAATTTTACAAGTTCTCCATTCGTAGCGTTGACTGCAAATGCACAATCTAATTTCCCACACAAAATATATTGTGCTAATTGTTTATCGTAGACATATACAGGTGTAAGCTCAAGATGATCTTTCAATGTATCAAACGCTTGATTTTCGGTGATTGTTCCTTTTTCAACGGTAGTATAAGCTTCGAATGTCTTTAACATAAATTGACTATCCATACTATTGATTGCTTGTAAATTTTCCGCAGCAATGATAACAAGTAGCTTTCGCTTAAAAATAAAATTGGAATGCTCATTATATTTTAAGGTTGCATAAATATAGTTATCCTGACGATAAAGGGTTGTCAGTAACCACTTCCCTGTATCATTCGGATATTCTTGACGTAGAAAATCAGAAACGGTGCTTATACATTGTTCTTTTTCCAGATTTGTAATTGGTAATAAATTCGGATGATGCTCCCTAGATATAACCTGTTCTATTGTGACATCATTGGCAAATGTAAGGCATTTTTTTTCAAATAATTGATTGGTCGGTGAATCCCAATAAATAATTTTATTGATTGCCAGTTGTATTTTGTCGTTTACAAAAAATTCATAGGGAATTGTCCTTGTTAAATCATTCGTTATATAAATTTCCTCAAAGCCATAGAAGGGAAGAATTTGCTTCTGCTTCTCTAATGGGAATTCCATAAGCTTTATTTGTTTTCTTGGCAAATCTGCAACCTTTTCTAAGGATAATGCAGGAACATCTTGTTTAAATTTTTCTTTGGGAGGAAATTGACCTATGGCTGAAAAAAGTGTCAGCTGACCATCCTGATTATATTTAATTTCAATAAAGCCAGATGGGGAAACGGGGATACCCATAAAACATTCTTTAAAAAATAATCTTCCATTTTCCTCTTCTATTAACTGAAACTGCTCGTTATAGGTAAGTCCTGTTTCTTCCTCAGCCCATTGAATAATATCATTTGTGGAAGTGCTGACAATTATGTTTTTTTCAGCAAAAGACTTGTTATTAACAAACAAGATTCTTTTAAGCTGACCAGTATGCACATCTATGTCAATAATTGCAGTTCCTGGTGGATTTAAATCATCCTCTTCTACCTTTTTAGCATGAGAAGGAAGCCACTCTGTAGTAAATGTATAGGTTGTATCTTCAAATACATCTAAGCTTCTATAAAATGAAGAGGTATGTAAATAATAATTAGTTAATCCGAATTTCTCTTTTGTTGCAATAATTAATGCTTGTATTTTTTGTTCCATATAATAACGCTCCTCATAATAATCTTTCAATCTTTATACGGTAGTGCTATGGGAAAGTTTCGTAATCTAAAGAACAAATGGGTAAAAGGGTGACTTATCAAAAAAAGCTGTAGCGTACGGTAGCGCTACAGCTTCATGTGACCTATTAAGGTTAGTCAGTAATGGCATTATATCATATAGTTCGAAAAACAAACAATAACAAAGCAAGGGAGATATTACGATAATAAAATACAAAAAGTAGTAAAATTATCTAATGATTTTCTTGACGAAATAGGAATATTTATTCTAATATATTAGGAAATTAATGCTCTTATTCAAAGGAGAGCTGAGCGTGACTATGCAATAGTAAAAACAAAAAATAAAATTATGTATTGGTTAAAACAGATTGAACTATATGCTCCAAAATAGAAAAGGTGATAAAAATGACAATAAAAAAATGTCCGTCTTGTGGATATTTCACAGTTGAGAGTGACTTTGATATTTGTGAAGTTTGTTATTGGCAATATGATGCAGTGGCACAAGACATACCAGATAAAGTGATTGGTCCAAATAATGTTTCTTTACATCAAGCACAAGTAAATTATAAAGAATTTGGTGCGTCTGAAAAGCGATTTATAGAATCTGTTAGAGCTCCCAAAGAAGATGAGCTTCCAGAAAATAATGTAGAGTGTAATAGTATATAAGGAGTACCGAGACTAATTCAAAATTGGTTTTATCAAAACACTTACTTCGGTAGGTGTTTTTTGTGGAATACAAAAAAGATTTGCAGAATGGAACAATGACCACTGATCGTTTAATTAAGTTGTATATTACGAATCAGCAACGTAGAAGTAAATAGGGAAAAAGATGACCAACAAATCTAACTTAGCCGAGTTGGTCATCTTTTTTGTATTTATTAGGATGGAATTGCCTATGTAATATATCTGCACCAATAAAAATACAAAACGTCCCTAAAATTTTTAAAAGTATATTTTTGATTAATAAAGAATCGTCAATAGTTATAACTATTAACATAAGTCCAACCGTAATAAATATTAATCCTATTAGCCCTTTAACAAACCTCATATACAATCTCCTGATTTAGTGACTTACTTTGTTGAATTTCCTCTTAAATCCTCCATATACCCTATAGTAGTTATCATGGAACTTTTAGCTAAATCTATTTCCTCTTCTGAATGACTATTTCAGCAGTATTTTACTTATGTGCAGCAGCTATATTTAGATTTTAAACAATAGCCTCAGCTAGTATGTTAATTTCTTTACTGAGTTCTTCCTTTGGAACTTTATTATTCATGGTTAATATTTGGTATTCACGATTTGTAATATTGTTTGCCTCATACCTATCTAAAGTTGTAATCCAAAAAATCATCGAATTTATCTATATAAGCTCTAAAAATTCAAAAGTTTCGGTTTTATAATATGTTAATTCTTTTTCTATATCATCTTTAGTTTCAATTAAATTGTGTTCTTTCTTAGACTCTATTTTGTTTAATTTTGAATATTATTTACAGGTATCGGTTTTTAATCTTCGCTGCAAGTAGTAAGTTAAGTAATAATGCTGCATAGCTTCTATGTATAATAATTTTTACCCCCTTTATATTTCTATTTTAGGAAATTGAGAGTGAAAAGTACATATAAAAAAACAGACAACCTTTTTAGTTATCTGTTTCCTCATCTATACACTGTAGCAAGTCACCTAAATTCTTAACATCTAGAGCAACCATAATTTTCTCAAGTGCATCCTTTAGAAGAAGTCTTATTTTTTTCTAATCAGTGTATCCCCAAGAGGGATTCCAACCACAACAACCAAAACCGTTAGAATTAACAGGGCTTTAAAAATAAAATACGCAACTTGATCGAACATCATATCTCTCCTTCTTTTCTTGTTAATTCATAACTAACATTCCGAAATTATCCAATTTCTATTGAAGAATCAAACTTTTTTGTGCTTTTTATAGTATAGTTTACGTCATTACGATGTATGTATGCAGACAACACTTTTAATATTTTGTAATCTTCAACAATCAGGCGCGATTCTGTAACAAGGATCAGCGCTCGTTTTCATTAAAGGGTCAATATTCAGTATAAAAATTCCATATTCATATAAATGTATTATTGTAAAATTTTACCTCGCTAGCGGACCACCAACATCTGGTTACATTGGCATTACATACTATTACAAATCGTGGAATGGTACATCTGCACGATCTGCAACTTACGTTACTTGGGTAAAAGCGACTGTGCATCAATTCAAAACAGATAGTATGAATTTGGACATGCTCTGAGCTTGGGTCATCCAACAACAAGTATACTTTCTGTAATGCAACAAGGTGTGTCTACTTCGTATCAACCCAAAACCTATGATAAGACTAGTTTACGACAAAAATGGGGGAATTAATGATGAGAGACTTTAAAAAGTTTAGTTTAATTAGTTTGTTATCTGCTGTTTTTATAGCAGGATTAATTTATACTGTTAATAATAAATCTTCAGATGGAGCAGTTGATAGTAAACCCTATAGAGATTTCGGTATCTGGAAGTTTTGAAGTTTTTCAATACAATGAATTTGTGGATGAAGCTGATGTTGTTGCTTTGGTTGAGATTAAAGATGAATTATCTGAAAATAACAGCACTGTTGTTTATCAAGAAAATACCCCACTTATTCAATATCACTATGCAACAAGGGAAGCTGAAGTTCTGGAATACTATAAAAATGATTTGGGTCTAGATTTAAATATAAAGTTTAACGAACCAGCTGCTATTACAGAAAAAAATGAATTTTTACGTGTAGATGAGTATACTCCTTTTCAAAAGAACCAAAAATATATAGTGTACCTATCAAAAAATAATGCATTAAATGAATTAAGTGTAATAAGTGGCCAACATGGATTAGTAAATATAGATGATTTTTCTGCCAACTCATACATTGACATTGCTGTAAAAAGTATTTTAAAAGCTGATGGGATTAACCTATTTCCTAATGCTATAATAGAATATGAAGCACCACAAAAAGTTAGCCAACTTTCAATATCGAAAATGAAAAAAGTTACAGACGAAAATTTAGATTTACCCATCTCCTATTATTTTGATGAAAATACCGGTGTAGAACATTTAAAATAGAACTTTCAGTATTCAATCATTTCAGTTAAATTATAAACAAGTGTTTTGTTATTAACTTAAGAGATGGAGTGAATTATGAAAAAGCAAAGGTTTATATGTTATATTATCACTATAATGTTTTTAGTTAGTGCTTGTTCAAGCGAAGATAATGATAAAGTTAAAATTTATGAGATGCTAAGCTTCACCGAAACTAAAGTGGATTCGATGAAAGAGATTACTGATTTAGCAGATGTAAACATTTTATTAACTGCTTTTAAGAGTGCTAGTGAAAATATGGGTATAGCCGATATGGAAGTACCCCACTATAAGGTTGATTTTGGTAACAGAGCATATTTCCTTTGGATAAATGAAGATTCTGGGATAATAATGGATGTAGAAAATACTCATATAACTTATAGTTTATCTAAGAGTTCGGTCCAAAATATTAATAAAATAATTAATAGTCATTATGAAAAGTAGACTCACACTTTATTTATCATAATCTTATGTCTCATCTAACTACAAAATGTTTGATCGTGTAACAATTACTTTTATTTATAACCGCTTTTATAGATATGGATATATATAATCAAGTATCTGTAAAGGTCTATAATTACATGCCGCGCTAAGAAACTCATAGGAGTCTCATAGCGCGGTTTAATTTGCTAAACTGAAAAAGGTAAAAGATGATGTAACAATTATTTTGGATTATTACAGTAAGCCCGAAATACAAAAATAAGCGCACCTTCTCGGTACGCACGACGAATGGCCAGCTATCTGAGTTTTTTTCAGATAGCTGGCTATTTTGAACATGTGGCTTGGATATTTTTTGACCAAGGCATGTAATCTTGTAAGATCTCTGGCTGTTGTTGAATCGGTAAATTTGGTAGCTCCGTTAATAGCTTCACAAGGTACTGATAAAAATCAATGCCGTTTGTTTTGGCTGTTTCTGCTAAACTCAAACAGATGGCATTTGCTTTAGCACCAGCTTCACTAACAGAAAATAGCCAGTTCTTGCGACCAATCACATTTGGGCGAATCGCATTTTCAGCTGGATTATTATCTATCTCAATTCGACCATCGAACAGAAAAGCTTTTAATCCATGTATTCGATTTAATGTGTATTCGGCAGCTTTAGCTAAGGCATTTTTTCCGAAGAAAGGCGATTCATCCACCCATTTTAAGAATTTCTCTACAATCGGCTTTGAATATTTTTGCCGTGATTTTCGGCGTTTACCTGGTGGAAGATGCTTAAATTGACGTTCTAGGCGATACAGTTGGTCACAGAAATCCACGCCAATTTGCCCGTTTTTGCTATCGGCTTTTAGCCAATATCGTCGCACATGCGCCCAACAGTTAGCGAACGTGACATCAGGTAGATTGCCGTATGCCGAGTAGCCATCACAAATCACCGTTCCTTTAAAGCCTTTTGTAAATTCTATTAGTATAGAACGACTTCTCGATAATGCACTATGAAAAAGAACGATAATCGGTCCTTGGCTTGGCACGCTGCGGAACACCCAATTGTAGGCATTCGATTGACCGGATTTTCCGTCTGAACGTTTGATTATTTGCGCATAGGTTTCATCCACATGTAGAACAGATTTTGCTGTTAATGTCTGCTTCATCTGTTCATAAACCGGTAGAAGCCAATCTTCAGCTGAACGGATCACCCAATTTGATAAGTTCTTATCATTCGTAAGCAGGCCGTATCGTTCCCACTCCTTTACCTGACGGTAAAGAGGTAAATACTGAATAAACTTATCGTAAATAAGCTTTGCTAAAACAGTTGGTCCTGCAATACTTCGCTGAATGGCAGCTTGTGGGGCTTTCCCACGTTTCATTTGTGCTTTTTGTGTGGCATCCATTTTACAGTGCTTGCACTCGTAGGCATGTTCAATATGCTGGATGCGCATCATTTTTGCCGGAATGAATTTTGCTTCTTCACGCGCAATCGTTGTACCAGCTTCAGTCATTTGACTAAGGCAACAGTCACATTGTGTGTTTTCAGGATGATGATGAATTTCTTCGATTTCCATTCCATCACGAAACGAATCATTTCGTTTTTTATGTAGTTTACGAACAACTGTATACGTAACAGTTGACGTGCTTTGATCTTCTGTGTGCTCAGATTCGCTAAAAGACGGGTCGTCTTCGAATAAAGAGCCTTGCCCATCCGGTGCTTGATACTTTGATTTTTCCGATTTAGAACCGTATAACGCCGTTGTTAATTGGCGAATTTGTTCAGCTAAGGCCTTGTTTTGGGACAACGAATGATCTAGCTTTATTGAAAGCTCTTCATTTTGTTTTTTCATGTATGCTAATTGTTCTTCAAGTAATTGGATTACTTTTTCTGTTGTCGAAGAGTTTTCCAAATCATTCACCACATTTCATTCAGTATAAGTTATGGATGATTATACCACTTAGGTGAATCGATTTAAAAGACACCTGTTGCAGATTTTGAAATTGCTTTTGGCTGCTGGAGCGATAATCCTTCTAAGAGCCAGCGAAGCTCCTGTTGTGAAAGGTTACGCACTTCCTTTTCATCTTTTGGCCATTGCAGTTTCCCATTTTCTAGCCGTTTATAGAGAATGGCAAAGCCATCCCCATCGAAGTACAAACATTTATAGCGATCCTTGCTCGTTCCAGAAAATAAGAAAATGGAATCGCTATAGGGGTCCAGTTCAAAAGAATCCTGAATAAGTGTAGCGAGACCATCAATGCCTTTTCGCATATCCGTCTTTCCACAAATAATATAGATGTTCTGCACATTCGTAAAATCATGCTTCATTGTTTATTCAGCTCCTTCATGATCATTTGGATGATGCGCTCATCTACGCCATTGAAGAAGGAGATTTCAATACCAATTGTTTTAATGATACAGCTTGGTTCAGAGGAAACTTGCGTTGAATTGATAAAAGAATATTTGTCCGTGATGGAATCCAGTGTCACAGGGACGATTGTTAGTTTAGTAGTTGACATAAAGAAGCACCCCCAATAATTGATACGTCTATCGTACTGGAAGTGCCTAGTTATTTATATGCGTTATTTGAATACGGGCTTACTTATTACAGACAAAAATACTAAATTTACGCAGATAAAATTTATTTACTTAAAATAACGAAAGGAACCAAAAAAGCCTGGAGCGATTATCTAAAATTTAGAGAAAAACAAGCTTATTGCAAAATGTAGTTATAAAAAAGATTGATTAAAAATCCTGTGTTAATAGGCAGGATTTTTTTGTTCAATAAACGGACCATATTATTGAATAACATTCTTTTATGAAATGTTACAAAACGACGCTTTGGGGAGGTTATACTTCAACTAATGACGCAGTTTAATTTAAAAATATTTTAATTCATTCAGGAAACTTCTACCAATTAATTTCGTTTCTCTTAGTAGTGGAGAATTGTTGTAGAATATGTAATTTATTTTTGAAAGGGGGATAAGAGGTGTTTAAAAAAGTAGCTATAATTTCAGGAATTTTATTTAGTTCAATTTTGTTAGTTGGGTGTAATGAAGAGCCGGAAGTGATAGTAATAGATGCTCCGAAAAACGGGGAAAATGATGCAAATTTATCATCAGAAGAATCAAATTTATTATCAAAATTAGGAGATAAAATAATGGTATCTATTACAGAACAAACTGAACTTGATAGTAATTCAATAACAATAATGTTAGGTGGTAATCCTGCTAAAGGAATTATTGATGTATCAGTAGGTTTCCCGAAGGATGCAAAAGTTGATGATACGATGATTCAACAAATAGTTGAAGATTCTATTAAGAATGTCTCTGAAACAGAATACGTAGCAATTAGCGAAGAAAATACAACAATAAAAATTGAGAAATACTAACGGAGAAGTTCTTAAAGGATACAAACAACCTTAAAAGTACAGTTACTTTATAAGATTGTGAAAAAATGTACTTAAACAAACGAGGGCTAGGATTTATAACGTATACATAAATAAACCTAATAACGTTCCCAAATGAAAGTTTGAAAAGAGACCGAAATCCAAGAAATGCTGTTAAACCAACATTTCTTGGATTTTCCTTTGAATATTGTTTATACAGCTATTTATGCACATATATAAACAGGGCTACGATAGTACTTTTACTGGAGAACCTGGGATATTTATAAAGTACATTTTTTAAAGGTTTTCACGGACTGTTGAACAACTAAAGTGGTAGTTGACTAATTATATGTAGAGAAAGAGTTAGCTTAGATAGAGGAAGATTAAACGATAAAAGGGTCACTTGACCAGAGTGACCCAAGCCAACAAACCAGAAAGTGCAAAGCTAACTTGCTTTACATTACTATTAATATGTTTAATAGCTTTTTTTATCTAGTGAATTGCCTGACAAATAGAATAAAATAAACATAGTAGAGACCTCAAAAATGAAAATAAAGCTGAGTACCTACATGAAAATAAGTACCCAGCTATTTTACCTATTCTTTAATTGTTTCATCAAACGTTTTTCGGCCTGGATTTACTTTATTGACGAAAATAGTGAGCTTACTAATAGAATCCTCAGTTAAAGGTATTTTCCCATCGCTCTCATATTTTTTCCATGCTTTAACGTTTTTACGATATAGTTTTTCAGATAAACGGAAAATGTCTATATCTTGCTTTAAACCCTCTCGATAGGTTGTTAAAATTTCTTTTTTAACTTGCTGTATAATTTTCTCTCGGATTTCATTTCCAGAAACTTTTGTTTTAAAGCCATTTACAGTAGCATTAAATTTCACATCTACTTCAAAAGTTACTTGATTATTTTTAACAATTGGTTTTACATTAAGGTCTATTTTGTCTAAATCTACTGTTAGGTAGTCTCCTTCATCATCGTCTAATTGAACGGTTACATCTCCTCGATTTTTTTTATCCTGCATCCATTGAATCCCTCTTGCAGCATTTCCGTTAAGAAAACCTTTAAATCCATCTTTTGAAAGTACCCCAACACCGGTAAAGGCAGTTTCCATAGATGGTCCATCAGTCGTACTCCAATTTCTATTGATTGAAACAAAGGGAATACTTATTTCATGGCTAGGTTCATTTAAATTGATCACTAGTGTCCGTAAATCAACAGGCTCTATCATTGTTTCTA
This window harbors:
- a CDS encoding Ger(x)C family spore germination protein, giving the protein MKKIILLSSLVATLLLSGCWDVSEPQRMYYVLGIGIDFKDDQYEIYMQLINFANVAKSENPAPQGVQAEIGRAKGKTMEEAFFNLYRSIDQKVFWGHMSYILFSEDAMKNENAISIIDSFLRHRETRYQILTYVTKESIEEVLLITPIFNKSLTASKLSNPLYTNELETMIEPVDLRTLVINLNEPSHEISIPFVSINRNWSTTDGPSMETAFTGVGVLSKDGFKGFLNGNAARGIQWMQDKKNRGDVTVQLDDDEGDYLTVDLDKIDLNVKPIVKNNQVTFEVDVKFNATVNGFKTKVSGNEIREKIIQQVKKEILTTYREGLKQDIDIFRLSEKLYRKNVKAWKKYESDGKIPLTEDSISKLTIFVNKVNPGRKTFDETIKE
- a CDS encoding topoisomerase — translated: MFKKVAIISGILFSSILLVGCNEEPEVIVIDAPKNGENDANLSSEESNLLSKLGDKIMVSITEQTELDSNSITIMLGGNPAKGIIDVSVGFPKDAKVDDTMIQQIVEDSIKNVSETEYVAISEENTTIKIEKY
- a CDS encoding glycosyltransferase is translated as MTIKKCPSCGYFTVESDFDICEVCYWQYDAVAQDIPDKVIGPNNVSLHQAQVNYKEFGASEKRFIESVRAPKEDELPENNVECNSI
- a CDS encoding transposase, with the protein product MENSSTTEKVIQLLEEQLAYMKKQNEELSIKLDHSLSQNKALAEQIRQLTTALYGSKSEKSKYQAPDGQGSLFEDDPSFSESEHTEDQSTSTVTYTVVRKLHKKRNDSFRDGMEIEEIHHHPENTQCDCCLSQMTEAGTTIAREEAKFIPAKMMRIQHIEHAYECKHCKMDATQKAQMKRGKAPQAAIQRSIAGPTVLAKLIYDKFIQYLPLYRQVKEWERYGLLTNDKNLSNWVIRSAEDWLLPVYEQMKQTLTAKSVLHVDETYAQIIKRSDGKSGQSNAYNWVFRSVPSQGPIIVLFHSALSRSRSILIEFTKGFKGTVICDGYSAYGNLPDVTFANCWAHVRRYWLKADSKNGQIGVDFCDQLYRLERQFKHLPPGKRRKSRQKYSKPIVEKFLKWVDESPFFGKNALAKAAEYTLNRIHGLKAFLFDGRIEIDNNPAENAIRPNVIGRKNWLFSVSEAGAKANAICLSLAETAKTNGIDFYQYLVKLLTELPNLPIQQQPEILQDYMPWSKNIQATCSK